From one Trifolium pratense cultivar HEN17-A07 linkage group LG1, ARS_RC_1.1, whole genome shotgun sequence genomic stretch:
- the LOC123902320 gene encoding protein CANDIDATE G-PROTEIN COUPLED RECEPTOR 2-like isoform X1, which translates to MVEKSVLSITNEDSESSNRFLSKGFTDWIFECHGFWHNAVLIIASFLFVLYLALQAKKSFVKLTNGRSYIIISYYASLWLVSILNLAWCFSQVWECSPGKELTWNLLTLFTSSGMLFLEVSLLAFLLQGNNASGVEALTRIFGISGIIVGFDVLLKAIYLFAFGVPLFIDTDNGTPRVKWNLWVVHKLVLTVVYGLILSMYHSRWRERLPGKLISGFVTLCLFAIISVTMIAFFFLSFVARPAFYKYVIIMFILNTIALFACGLTGNGAGFAFWFYHVTVVCYHAFYLPLLYITFLADFFQEEDFHMENVYYSEMKDAGFFESDWE; encoded by the exons ATGGTTGAAAAATCAGTACTATCAATAACAAATGAAGATTCAGAATCTTCTAACAGATTTTTATCAAAGGGATTCACCGATTGGATTTTCGAGTGTCATGGGTTTTGGCACAATGCTGTGTTGATAATCGCTTCCTTTCTCTTTGTTTTGTATTTGGCACTTCAAGCGAAGAAGAGCTTCGTTAAGCTCACTAATGGTCGCTCTTATATTATAATTTCATATTATGCTTCTCTTTGGCTTGTTAGCATCCTCAATCTTGCTTGGTGTTTTTCCCAG GTATGGGAGTGCTCTCCTGGGAAAGAGCTCACTTGGAACTTGTTGACCTTGTTTACTTCTTCCGGAATGCTTTTTCTAGAAGTGAGCTTGCTGGCTTTTTTACTTCAGGGTAATAATGCAAGTGGCGTAGAAGCGTTGACGCGAATATTTGGTATATCTGGTATCATTGTTGGTTTTGATGTCTTGTTAAAG GCTATATATCTGTTTGCATTTGGGGTCCCATTATTCATCGACACTGATAACGGCACTCCTCGCGTGAAGTGGAACTTGTGGGTTGTCCACAAGCTAGTCCTTACCGTTGTTTATGGATTGATATTGTCCATGTATCATTCTAGGTGGAGAGAAAGGTTACCTGGTAAGTTAATTTCAGGGTTTGTTACATTATGTTTGTTTGCTATTATTTCTGTGACTATGatagcattttttttcctttcttttgtaGCAAGACCTGCGTTCTACAAGTATGTTATTATTATGTTCATCTTGAATACAATTGCATTGTTTGCTTGCGGGCTTACCGGAAATGGCGCTGGTTTTGCTTTCTG GTTCTATCATGTCACTGTTGTGTGTTACCATGCCTTTTATCTTCCGTTGCTATATATTACATTTCTGGCAGACTTTTTTCAG GAGGAAGATTTTCACATGGAGAATGTGTATTACTCTGAAATGAAAGATGCTGGTTTTTTCGAATCGGATTGGGAGTGA
- the LOC123902320 gene encoding protein CANDIDATE G-PROTEIN COUPLED RECEPTOR 2-like isoform X2: protein MVEKSVLSITNEDSESSNRFLSKGFTDWIFECHGFWHNAVLIIASFLFVLYLALQAKKSFVKLTNGRSYIIISYYASLWLVSILNLAWCFSQVWECSPGKELTWNLLTLFTSSGMLFLEVSLLAFLLQGNNASGVEALTRIFGISGIIVGFDVLLKAIYLFAFGVPLFIDTDNGTPRVKWNLWVVHKLVLTVVYGLILSMYHSRWRERLPARPAFYKYVIIMFILNTIALFACGLTGNGAGFAFWFYHVTVVCYHAFYLPLLYITFLADFFQEEDFHMENVYYSEMKDAGFFESDWE from the exons ATGGTTGAAAAATCAGTACTATCAATAACAAATGAAGATTCAGAATCTTCTAACAGATTTTTATCAAAGGGATTCACCGATTGGATTTTCGAGTGTCATGGGTTTTGGCACAATGCTGTGTTGATAATCGCTTCCTTTCTCTTTGTTTTGTATTTGGCACTTCAAGCGAAGAAGAGCTTCGTTAAGCTCACTAATGGTCGCTCTTATATTATAATTTCATATTATGCTTCTCTTTGGCTTGTTAGCATCCTCAATCTTGCTTGGTGTTTTTCCCAG GTATGGGAGTGCTCTCCTGGGAAAGAGCTCACTTGGAACTTGTTGACCTTGTTTACTTCTTCCGGAATGCTTTTTCTAGAAGTGAGCTTGCTGGCTTTTTTACTTCAGGGTAATAATGCAAGTGGCGTAGAAGCGTTGACGCGAATATTTGGTATATCTGGTATCATTGTTGGTTTTGATGTCTTGTTAAAG GCTATATATCTGTTTGCATTTGGGGTCCCATTATTCATCGACACTGATAACGGCACTCCTCGCGTGAAGTGGAACTTGTGGGTTGTCCACAAGCTAGTCCTTACCGTTGTTTATGGATTGATATTGTCCATGTATCATTCTAGGTGGAGAGAAAGGTTACCTG CAAGACCTGCGTTCTACAAGTATGTTATTATTATGTTCATCTTGAATACAATTGCATTGTTTGCTTGCGGGCTTACCGGAAATGGCGCTGGTTTTGCTTTCTG GTTCTATCATGTCACTGTTGTGTGTTACCATGCCTTTTATCTTCCGTTGCTATATATTACATTTCTGGCAGACTTTTTTCAG GAGGAAGATTTTCACATGGAGAATGTGTATTACTCTGAAATGAAAGATGCTGGTTTTTTCGAATCGGATTGGGAGTGA